One stretch of Ananas comosus cultivar F153 linkage group 6, ASM154086v1, whole genome shotgun sequence DNA includes these proteins:
- the LOC109711984 gene encoding 28 kDa ribonucleoprotein, chloroplastic-like isoform X2 — MALPLLRPPPLPSSPFSKTSHTRLISFSVSSSPSSSPQISIAKIWGRGSSTSAATSSSSSTAEATTVTEVDSGENRRRLIAQNIPWSCTAEDIRDLFEKHGAVIDVELSMYNSSKNRGLAFVTMASEEEALAAINNLNSSELDGRIIKVEFARSLKKQPAAPTVPVQKYNVFVGNLSWRVRSRDIQELFSANRNVLSAEVIFQSNPRRSAGYGFVSFASKEEAEAAIATYNGKM, encoded by the exons ATGGCGCTTCCTCtgcttcgtcctcctccgctcccCTCTTCTCCCTTCTCCAAAACTTCTCATACCCGACTCATCTCCTTCTCGgtctcctcctccccttcttCGTCTCCTCAAATCTCCATTGCTAAAATTTGGGGGAGAGGGAGCTCCACTTCCGCGGCCACTTCCTCCAGTAGCTCGACCGCTGAAGCCACTACGGTGACCGAAGTGGATTCCGGTGAGAATCGGAGGCGATTGATAGCTCAGAATATCCCCTGGAGCTGCACCGCGGAGGACATTAGAGATCTCTTCGAGAAGCACGGCGCCGTAATCGACGTCGAG CTTTCGATGTACAACAGCAGTAAAAACCGAGGATTGGCATTTGTAACAATGGCTTCAGAGGAAGAGGCACTTGCAGCCATTAATAATCTGAATTCCTCT GAATTAGATGGTAGAATTATCAAAGTGGAGTTTGCGCGGTCTTTAAAGAAACAACCTGCTGCACCAACAGTTCCTGTACAAAAGTACAATGTATTTGTGGGAAATCTGTCTTGGAGAGTGAGGTCTCGAGATATCCAAGAGCTCTTTAGTGCTAACAGAAACGTTTTGTCTGCTGAGGTCATCTTTCAGAGCAATCCGAGGAGATCAGCAGGATATGGTTTTGTTTCCTTCGCCTCAAAAGAGGAAGCGGAGGCTGCAATAGCTACTTACAATGGGAAG ATGTGA
- the LOC109711984 gene encoding 31 kDa ribonucleoprotein, chloroplastic-like isoform X1, with translation MALPLLRPPPLPSSPFSKTSHTRLISFSVSSSPSSSPQISIAKIWGRGSSTSAATSSSSSTAEATTVTEVDSGENRRRLIAQNIPWSCTAEDIRDLFEKHGAVIDVELSMYNSSKNRGLAFVTMASEEEALAAINNLNSSELDGRIIKVEFARSLKKQPAAPTVPVQKYNVFVGNLSWRVRSRDIQELFSANRNVLSAEVIFQSNPRRSAGYGFVSFASKEEAEAAIATYNGKRFMGRPIRLVLGKLHADDSGKEPDAAEQPEEAPNELSVS, from the exons ATGGCGCTTCCTCtgcttcgtcctcctccgctcccCTCTTCTCCCTTCTCCAAAACTTCTCATACCCGACTCATCTCCTTCTCGgtctcctcctccccttcttCGTCTCCTCAAATCTCCATTGCTAAAATTTGGGGGAGAGGGAGCTCCACTTCCGCGGCCACTTCCTCCAGTAGCTCGACCGCTGAAGCCACTACGGTGACCGAAGTGGATTCCGGTGAGAATCGGAGGCGATTGATAGCTCAGAATATCCCCTGGAGCTGCACCGCGGAGGACATTAGAGATCTCTTCGAGAAGCACGGCGCCGTAATCGACGTCGAG CTTTCGATGTACAACAGCAGTAAAAACCGAGGATTGGCATTTGTAACAATGGCTTCAGAGGAAGAGGCACTTGCAGCCATTAATAATCTGAATTCCTCT GAATTAGATGGTAGAATTATCAAAGTGGAGTTTGCGCGGTCTTTAAAGAAACAACCTGCTGCACCAACAGTTCCTGTACAAAAGTACAATGTATTTGTGGGAAATCTGTCTTGGAGAGTGAGGTCTCGAGATATCCAAGAGCTCTTTAGTGCTAACAGAAACGTTTTGTCTGCTGAGGTCATCTTTCAGAGCAATCCGAGGAGATCAGCAGGATATGGTTTTGTTTCCTTCGCCTCAAAAGAGGAAGCGGAGGCTGCAATAGCTACTTACAATGGGAAG AGATTTATGGGGAGACCAATCCGCTTGGTACTTGGTAAATTACATGCTGATGATTCTGGAAAGGAGCCAGATGCAGCCGAGCAACCTGAGGAGGCACCGAATGAGCTAAGTGTTAGCTGA